One Campylobacter sp. RM16192 genomic region harbors:
- the aroC gene encoding chorismate synthase, producing the protein MNSFGRKLILTTFGESHGAAIGGVLDGFPAGVKIYEEFLQGELDKRKPGQSKFATARKEGDKIEILSGIFEGVSTGTPIGFVIYNENQKSKDYENLREIFRPGHADYTYFKKYAIRDHRGGGRSSARETAVRVAGGAFAQILLNEFGVKVESGVSGVGTVKAQKFDFDVAGNSEIFALDKENLMMDEILKAKQAHDSVGASVVTRILNAPAGLGEGLYDKLDARLAAAMMGINGVKAVEIGEGVEASAMLGSENNDCMNEAGFLSNHAGGILGGMSTGAEILITTHFKPTPSIFLAQQTQNIHGENAICELRGRHDPCIGIRGSVVATAMARLVIADFMLLNLACNLEKLKTIYKIQ; encoded by the coding sequence ATGAATTCATTCGGACGAAAGCTTATTTTAACAACCTTCGGCGAGAGTCACGGAGCGGCGATCGGCGGCGTACTTGACGGATTTCCTGCGGGAGTTAAGATATATGAGGAGTTCTTACAAGGCGAGCTTGATAAGCGAAAGCCGGGGCAGTCGAAATTCGCCACCGCAAGAAAAGAAGGCGACAAAATCGAAATTTTAAGCGGGATTTTTGAAGGCGTTAGCACAGGCACACCGATCGGATTTGTCATCTACAACGAAAATCAAAAATCAAAAGATTATGAGAATTTGCGTGAAATTTTTCGCCCGGGACACGCCGACTACACATACTTTAAAAAATACGCAATTCGCGACCATAGAGGCGGCGGGCGAAGCTCTGCAAGAGAAACTGCCGTGCGAGTGGCGGGCGGGGCGTTTGCTCAAATTTTATTAAATGAATTTGGTGTGAAAGTAGAGAGCGGTGTAAGCGGAGTAGGAACCGTAAAAGCGCAAAAATTTGACTTTGACGTAGCGGGGAATTCTGAAATTTTCGCACTTGATAAAGAAAATTTGATGATGGATGAGATTTTAAAAGCTAAACAAGCTCACGACAGCGTGGGAGCTAGCGTCGTAACGAGAATTTTAAACGCTCCTGCGGGGCTTGGCGAAGGATTATACGACAAGCTTGACGCAAGGCTTGCCGCTGCGATGATGGGTATAAACGGAGTAAAAGCCGTAGAAATCGGCGAGGGTGTAGAAGCAAGCGCAATGCTAGGAAGCGAGAATAACGACTGCATGAATGAAGCGGGCTTTCTCTCAAATCACGCAGGCGGAATACTTGGAGGCATGAGCACGGGAGCTGAAATTTTGATAACTACGCATTTTAAGCCGACTCCTTCGATATTTCTGGCTCAACAAACACAAAATATCCACGGCGAAAATGCAATCTGCGAGCTTCGCGGCAGACACGATCCGTGTATCGGTATCCGTGGAAGCGTCGTTGCAACCGCGATGGCAAGGCTTGTGATAGCTGATTTTATGCTTTTGAATTTGGCTTGTAATTTAGAGAAGTTAAAAACAATATATAAAATACAATAA
- a CDS encoding ribonucleoside-diphosphate reductase subunit alpha, with protein MKVIKRNGRTEELDISKIKKYTGAAVEGLENVNLSELEVDAKIQFRDMITTEEIQQTLIKTAVDKIDIDRPNWTFVAARLFLYDLYHKVTGYNGYNHLREYFEKGEKAGRIIPGLKDKYDLDDLNNYIKPERDLQFAYLGIKTLYDRYLIKDSKGKPIELPQQMFMAIAMFLAQNELDSQGWAKKFYDLISKFEVMLATPTLSNARTTRHQLSSCYIGSTPDNIEGIFDSYKEMALLSKFGGGIGWDWCKVRAMGGSIDGHKNAAGGIIPFLKVTNDIAVAVDQLGTRKGAIAVYIEPWHMDVGDFLDLRKNSGEERRRAHELFPSLWINDFFMKRIKENGRWTLFDPAQVADLCDLYGEEFEKRYVEYENDESIQKNTILAKELWKKILTSYFETGMPFLCFKDNANRANPNDHDGLIRSSNLCTEIFQNTEPNYYKIKITFDNGEEMVFDEEDDVTIDSGITKKAKKLSALDSIDKKQIFIVEKENVEGKTAVCNLASINLSKINSKEDIKRVVPIAVRMLDNVIDLNFYPHKKVKHTNLSSRSIGLGVMGEAQMLALKGIKWGSYDHLALIDSIMENISYQAIYSSSNLAVEKGKYPTFEGSKWSKGIFPIDVANENAKALVNRGGLFDEDTCDWDWLRQKVKTDGMRNGYLMAIAPTSSISILVGTTQTIEPVYKRKWFEQNLSGMIPTVVPDLSPDTWQFYTPAYELDQRVLVKAGAIRQKWIDQGQSLNIFMSLDKASGGYLNEIYTLAWELGLKSTYYLRSESPDSNKVNNVADRSIECEGCQ; from the coding sequence GTGAAAGTCATAAAGCGTAACGGAAGAACGGAAGAGCTTGATATAAGTAAGATCAAGAAATATACAGGTGCCGCAGTTGAGGGGCTAGAAAACGTAAATTTAAGCGAGCTTGAGGTTGATGCGAAGATCCAGTTTCGCGATATGATAACGACCGAAGAGATCCAGCAGACGCTCATCAAAACAGCGGTTGATAAGATCGACATAGATCGTCCGAATTGGACATTTGTCGCGGCAAGACTGTTTCTTTACGACCTATACCACAAGGTAACAGGCTATAACGGCTACAACCATCTGCGTGAATATTTTGAAAAGGGCGAGAAAGCAGGGCGCATCATCCCGGGGCTTAAGGACAAATACGACCTTGATGACCTAAACAACTACATAAAGCCTGAGCGCGACTTGCAGTTTGCCTATCTTGGTATCAAAACGCTTTATGATCGCTATCTTATCAAGGATAGCAAGGGTAAGCCTATCGAGCTTCCACAGCAGATGTTTATGGCTATCGCGATGTTTCTTGCGCAAAATGAGCTTGATAGCCAAGGCTGGGCGAAGAAATTTTATGACCTCATCAGCAAATTTGAGGTCATGCTTGCAACCCCGACACTTTCAAACGCTCGCACAACTCGCCATCAGCTAAGCAGCTGTTACATCGGCAGCACGCCTGATAATATCGAAGGAATTTTTGACAGCTACAAAGAGATGGCGCTGCTTTCTAAATTTGGCGGCGGTATCGGCTGGGACTGGTGTAAGGTACGAGCTATGGGCGGAAGTATCGACGGACATAAAAACGCAGCAGGCGGTATAATCCCGTTTTTAAAAGTAACCAACGACATAGCCGTAGCGGTCGATCAGCTAGGCACCAGAAAGGGCGCGATAGCCGTATATATCGAGCCTTGGCATATGGACGTGGGCGATTTCTTGGATCTTCGCAAGAACTCAGGCGAGGAGCGAAGACGTGCGCATGAGCTGTTCCCGTCACTTTGGATAAATGACTTCTTTATGAAGCGCATTAAGGAAAACGGTCGCTGGACTCTCTTTGATCCTGCGCAGGTAGCGGATCTATGCGACCTATATGGCGAAGAATTTGAAAAGCGTTATGTAGAGTATGAAAACGACGAAAGTATCCAGAAAAACACTATTTTAGCTAAAGAGCTTTGGAAGAAAATTCTAACCAGCTACTTTGAGACGGGCATGCCGTTTTTGTGCTTTAAGGATAATGCAAACAGAGCCAATCCAAACGATCACGACGGGCTTATCAGAAGCTCAAATTTATGCACCGAAATTTTCCAAAATACCGAGCCTAATTATTACAAGATCAAAATAACTTTTGATAATGGCGAAGAGATGGTGTTTGATGAGGAAGATGACGTTACTATTGATAGCGGCATAACTAAAAAAGCCAAAAAACTAAGCGCGCTTGACAGCATAGACAAAAAGCAAATTTTCATCGTTGAGAAAGAAAACGTAGAGGGTAAAACAGCGGTTTGCAACCTGGCAAGCATAAATTTAAGCAAGATAAATTCCAAAGAGGATATCAAGCGAGTAGTGCCGATCGCCGTTAGGATGCTTGATAACGTAATCGATCTAAATTTCTATCCGCACAAAAAAGTAAAACATACGAATTTATCCTCTCGCTCGATCGGACTTGGCGTGATGGGCGAAGCTCAAATGCTCGCGCTTAAAGGCATCAAATGGGGTAGCTACGACCACCTAGCCTTGATAGATAGCATAATGGAAAATATCAGCTACCAAGCTATCTACTCAAGTTCAAATTTAGCCGTTGAAAAGGGTAAATACCCGACTTTTGAAGGCTCAAAATGGAGCAAAGGAATTTTCCCGATAGATGTAGCAAACGAAAACGCAAAAGCTCTCGTAAATCGCGGAGGGCTGTTTGATGAGGATACTTGCGATTGGGATTGGTTGAGGCAGAAGGTTAAAACCGACGGCATGAGAAACGGCTACTTAATGGCTATCGCGCCGACTAGCTCGATATCTATCCTTGTGGGCACCACACAGACGATTGAGCCTGTGTACAAACGCAAGTGGTTTGAGCAGAATTTAAGCGGCATGATACCGACTGTCGTGCCTGATTTAAGCCCTGATACATGGCAGTTTTACACGCCTGCATATGAGCTTGATCAAAGAGTCTTGGTAAAAGCCGGCGCTATACGCCAAAAGTGGATAGATCAAGGACAAAGCCTAAATATATTCATGAGCCTTGATAAGGCAAGTGGCGGCTATCTGAACGAAATTTACACGCTTGCTTGGGAGCTTGGACTTAAATCAACCTACTATCTGCGCTCTGAAAGCCCTGATAGCAACAAGGTAAATAATGTAGCCGATCGTTCTATCGAGTGCGAGGGGTGTCAATAG
- the purB gene encoding adenylosuccinate lyase: MVERYSRKEMAKKWSMQAKYDAWLKVEIAAVKAWNKLGFISDEDCKKIANNAKFDITRIDEIEKTTKHDVIAFLTSVSESLGKESRFVHFGMTSSDCIDTAVALQVKESLELIIKDVENLMSAIKKRAYEHKDTLMVGRSHGIHGEPITFGLVLAIWYDEINRALELIKSAKKVISYGKISGAMGNFAHAPLELEELTCAELGLTPAPASNQVIQRDRYAHVINAIAILAASCEKIAVAVRHYQRTEVYECEEYFSAGQKGSSAMPHKRNPVLSENITGLCRVLRSYVTPMLENVALWHERDISHSSVERFVLPDAFVTADFMLVRLSNLIENLVVYPENMMKNLNLTGGLVFSQRVLLELPKRGISREDAYKIVQRNAMKVWADLQEGKQAINEKGESLYLQNLLNDEDLSKALSEKEIRECFEYSYYTKNVDGIFKRVFDK, translated from the coding sequence ATGGTAGAGAGATACTCGCGCAAAGAGATGGCTAAAAAATGGAGCATGCAAGCAAAGTATGACGCATGGCTTAAGGTCGAGATCGCTGCGGTTAAAGCGTGGAATAAACTTGGGTTTATCAGTGATGAGGACTGCAAAAAGATAGCAAATAACGCCAAATTTGACATCACTCGCATCGACGAGATAGAAAAGACGACCAAGCATGACGTGATCGCGTTTTTAACTAGCGTGAGCGAAAGCCTTGGTAAGGAGAGCCGCTTCGTGCATTTTGGTATGACAAGCTCCGATTGTATCGATACTGCCGTTGCTTTGCAGGTTAAAGAGAGCCTTGAACTTATCATAAAAGATGTTGAGAATTTGATGAGTGCGATTAAAAAACGCGCTTACGAGCACAAAGATACGCTTATGGTTGGTCGCAGCCACGGAATTCACGGCGAGCCGATAACTTTTGGGCTTGTGCTTGCGATCTGGTATGATGAGATAAATCGCGCCTTAGAGCTCATTAAGAGTGCTAAAAAAGTGATAAGCTACGGCAAAATTTCGGGCGCCATGGGAAATTTTGCGCATGCGCCGCTTGAGCTAGAAGAGCTAACTTGCGCTGAGCTGGGGCTTACTCCTGCACCTGCGTCAAATCAAGTGATCCAGCGCGACCGCTACGCACACGTGATAAACGCCATAGCCATACTTGCTGCAAGTTGCGAGAAGATAGCTGTAGCAGTCCGCCACTATCAGCGCACCGAAGTTTATGAGTGCGAGGAGTATTTCAGTGCTGGACAAAAAGGCTCAAGTGCGATGCCACATAAGCGAAATCCGGTTCTAAGCGAAAATATCACAGGTCTTTGCCGTGTGCTTCGTTCGTATGTGACGCCTATGCTTGAAAACGTAGCGCTTTGGCATGAGCGCGATATCAGCCATAGTTCGGTCGAGAGGTTTGTGCTGCCAGATGCCTTTGTAACGGCTGATTTTATGCTGGTTCGTCTTAGTAATTTGATAGAAAATTTGGTCGTTTATCCTGAAAATATGATGAAAAATTTAAACCTTACAGGTGGGCTTGTATTTTCCCAGCGTGTGCTTTTAGAGCTTCCAAAACGTGGAATTTCTCGTGAGGATGCGTATAAGATCGTGCAAAGAAACGCGATGAAGGTTTGGGCTGATCTGCAAGAGGGCAAGCAGGCTATAAATGAAAAAGGCGAGAGCTTGTATCTGCAAAATTTACTAAACGATGAGGATCTAAGCAAAGCGCTTAGCGAAAAAGAGATAAGAGAGTGTTTTGAGTACAGCTACTACACGAAAAATGTGGATGGAATTTTTAAAAGAGTATTTGATAAGTAA
- a CDS encoding pseudouridine synthase family protein: protein MPYINKFIAIADSQKAYEVLINAGFKMREAQRLIDRGRLLCDGVMVNEKNAVLNGEICLIDYETNPRGLEPIFECEEFAVFDKPSGVLSHPNGRNCEYSLNDEIWHLYGREASVAHRLDFETSGLIVVARNRVSQIKLKKLFESREVEKSYVAMASGEIKNDMIIEAKMDLANNYDDVKMRMQICEDGKDAVTKISPIEYFADIDATFVRAVPLTGRQHQIRLHLFHVEHKILGEPLYGLDREQIIKILDKEMSKIDRINLIGASRLLLHSDEISFELDYKSYHIKSKFDAKTEFYKFAKEKFELT, encoded by the coding sequence TTGCCATATATCAATAAATTTATTGCCATTGCCGATTCTCAAAAAGCTTATGAAGTGCTGATAAATGCAGGCTTTAAGATGAGAGAAGCGCAGCGACTTATAGATAGAGGAAGGCTTCTTTGCGATGGTGTTATGGTAAATGAAAAAAACGCTGTTTTAAACGGTGAAATTTGTCTGATTGACTACGAAACGAACCCGCGCGGACTTGAGCCAATATTTGAATGCGAGGAGTTTGCCGTATTTGATAAACCAAGCGGAGTTTTAAGCCATCCAAACGGTAGAAACTGCGAATACTCACTAAATGATGAAATTTGGCACTTATACGGTCGAGAAGCAAGCGTGGCACATCGCTTGGATTTTGAGACGAGTGGTTTAATTGTAGTTGCGCGAAACAGAGTCTCGCAAATAAAACTAAAAAAGCTTTTTGAAAGCAGAGAAGTTGAAAAAAGCTACGTCGCAATGGCAAGTGGCGAGATCAAAAACGATATGATAATAGAAGCCAAAATGGATCTTGCAAATAACTACGACGATGTAAAAATGCGTATGCAAATTTGTGAAGATGGCAAGGATGCAGTTACTAAAATTTCTCCGATAGAGTATTTTGCCGACATAGATGCAACTTTTGTTCGAGCCGTTCCACTTACAGGAAGGCAGCATCAAATTCGTTTGCATTTGTTTCACGTAGAACACAAAATTTTAGGCGAACCACTTTATGGATTAGATCGCGAGCAGATAATCAAAATTTTAGATAAGGAAATGAGCAAAATAGACAGGATAAATTTAATTGGCGCAAGCAGACTTCTGCTTCATTCAGATGAAATTTCATTTGAATTAGACTACAAAAGCTATCATATCAAATCAAAATTTGACGCAAAAACTGAATTTTATAAATTTGCAAAAGAGAAATTTGAACTAACTTAA